In Terriglobus aquaticus, the genomic window CCGCAGCTCATCCACCTTGCGCAGCACATGCTCCTGCGGAAAAGCTTCCTGGTAGCTGCCTGCCGCGGGCCACTTGGCGTTGGCCGGTGGAATCTTGCTGGCGCCCACCAGGTGCGGCCGCTCGGCCAGCAAGTCACCCAGTAACGCATCGCTGGCTCCGTCGCCGTAGGCCATCGCGCTGTCGAAGAAGGTGATGCCTCGATCCGCAGCGTCACGCAGCACAGCACGATTGCGGGTCTCGTCCGCGCCAGACCAGCCCGTCATACCCCACATGCCATAGCCGATGCGGCTTACCTGAAGACCGGTGCGGCCAAGCGGTCGCAGATCTTCGGTGGAAGACTGCGCAGGAGGTACGGTCGAGTTCATGCGCCTAAGCATAGCGCCTGCGTCCGTGGGTATACCGATGCGTTGGTGTGCTGCCGCTGCGTTGTCATCGGGCTAATTCTTTACGGCTTCCATGTGATCCGGTACGTCCGCCGCAGCCGGGCTGAAGAACTTCGCGAGCGGATCAGGGTGAAGCATCTTGAGGCCCGTGATCACGGCGCGGGCATTCATCTCCGCGCCGGCCAGGCTGGTGTGCGTGTGCGGGTCCGCAAACAACGGCTCGACCGCGGCCTGGCCCAGGTTGTCGTACTCGCGGCCGATGATCTCGTTCAGGTCGATGAAGGGCACGTGCTCGCGTGCGGCAATCTGCTGCGCCCAACCGCCGTAGTCCTCCCCGCTGTTGCGATGCACGTGGCCGTCGCTGTCCCAGATCTTGCGCGGGATCAGCGAGCATACAATCACGGTCGCGCCTTTTGCCCGGCCCTCGCGCACGTACTCGTCCATGTACCAGCCGTAGGTGTGTACCGTCTCGTGCTTGTGCGTGATCGGGTTATCGATCTCCTTCGACTCGTCGCCCACACCCTTCAGCGTGCCGCGTGCGCGTGCCGTGTCGTCCAGCGGGCCGGAGTCGTTGTGTCCGAACTGCAAGAGGATGAAGTCGCCCGGTTTCAAGCGATCAAGTACCTCCTGCCAGCGGCCCTCGGTGATGTAAGTGCGACTGCTGCGGCCGCCGATCGCGCGGTTCACTACATTGATCTTTGCCGGATCGAAAAAGCTGTGCAGCGGCTCGCCCCATCCCCACTGCCCGCCCTTGCCGG contains:
- a CDS encoding rhamnogalacturonan acetylesterase; translated protein: MPSFLASLLAITLVAPAAVQQQPTTPATTAPQAAPQSTDPGATSRPPLPEAANPALPTLFLVGDSTVRNGDATGKGGQWGWGEPLHSFFDPAKINVVNRAIGGRSSRTYITEGRWQEVLDRLKPGDFILLQFGHNDSGPLDDTARARGTLKGVGDESKEIDNPITHKHETVHTYGWYMDEYVREGRAKGATVIVCSLIPRKIWDSDGHVHRNSGEDYGGWAQQIAAREHVPFIDLNEIIGREYDNLGQAAVEPLFADPHTHTSLAGAEMNARAVITGLKMLHPDPLAKFFSPAAADVPDHMEAVKN